The genomic DNA TCCATGAGCTCTCGAGGCACAACAGGAATGGTGTCGACAAACTTGCTTAGCTCGTCGGACCCAAGTCGCACCTTGGTGCTGGACAGAACACCCCGGGACGAAAAGACCTCGATGGATGCCTTTTTGAAAGCCGTCCAGAACGCTTCCTCGATAATCTGGGAAACCTGACCGCTTGGTGTGGAATCAGTGAAAGAAAACGTCTTGAGAATGTGAAGTGCTTCGGGCAACAGTTTGGCAAGGTCCTCCGCCGGGATCTTGGTCCCGGCTCCAACCAACTTCCTAATCTTGGAGTCTAGGTCCCCCATCTCGTTGATGAACGCAAGTCTTGTCATGATGCCAGCCGCTCGGAGCATCTCGACGTTCCATGTCCTAACCCATCGTGCATTGAGGTCGATCGCCTCACGCTCGACCGTGGGGATGACGGACTGCGCGGAGATGTGCATACCAGCACCGGTTGTCTGAGTCGTGGGAAACCCGATGAAGATGCGGCCGCCTGGCTTCTTGCTGGGCAGCACCGAAGCGAAGATATCCACAGACTTGGAGACGGTGTCGGAGCGTGAGCTCTCCGAAGCCATGGTTTCGTCATAAGAGGATGTGAGAATGGCCAGCTTCGTTGTCTTTGGTGGTGGTTTCTTGGTTGCACGCTCCAACTCAGTGGCGAAGGATGTCGACACGCTGGTCTTGACCCAGGCGGTTGTGACCCGGAGGAAAATGGTCGACGTGGAGATTTTGGTGACATCCTCGCTGATCTCTTCCTGGGCCGCTGTTTCCTCTCTCTTGGCAGTAATTTGTGAAGCGGTGGATGTCAGtctcgagaagaagctccGTAACGATGGGACTTCGGCCCCGAGACCGTACTGGTCGGATTTGGACGTTGTCGTGGCTTTCGGCTTCCAGCCAGCGGCGATCATGACGGCTGCGTCGATCTGCGTGCTGGTCCGCTCGACAGAGTTGACCTTCATCAGGCCCTCTCTCGTCCGTGTTTCGACGTCTCTCGGAATGGGCACATCGAGGCTGGGCGACGTCTTCTTGTGAAGATCCAGAATCTTGTAATCGTCTATCCAAAACTCGACATGCTGCAGAGCAACAAAAGTCAAGCTCGTGGCGAGGAACTGGCTAACGGACAGGAGGTTCGGTAGAGGCGTGGTGGAGTTGCGGTAGTCGAGGACAAATGTGGTATCGGAGCTGGTCTGGTCCTCAGGCAGGGTGGACTTTTTGGTGAATAGGGCGTTCCCTTTCCAGTAGAAAGCCATGGCCTCGTTGCCGGAGCTCACGAACGGCTCCTCGCAGTCGGCGAAGACACTGTAGAACCCAACGCCAAACGCACCAATTTTTGTTTCATCAGGGTTTCCCTCTGCAATCCTCTTCAATCTTCCCCAATCCGTCTTGGTGAAAGGCTGGCCATCGTTCGCCACGACCAGGCGGCGGAGTGTGTGGTTTGCAATGACATGCTTGAGGAGTTCGGAGCGGTTCGTGGTGGCGGGGAGCGCGACTGAAGTTGAAGGGAGCGTCTCCCACTTGACCTTGACGGTCGTTGCttgggcgtcggcggcgtttTGAATCAACTCTCGCAGTGTTGTCCATTCACCCGAGTATCTGGCAAGGACCTTGTCGATCAAGGCACGGGTATCGACAGTGAcggcttcttcatcttcgccgCCCTGCATAGCAGCAGCTTTCAGCCGTGAGTAGTCCATCGTTGGGGGGTATTTCTCGGTAGGGTTACGATGCGCATGCGTTCATTGTCGGGCAAAGTCCAGTGTCGAGGATTCCTGCTAAACCAGACGCAAGGAATGAGGCACGAGTGGCTCTTATAGGTCCAAGGCAGCCGTGAGGGTGACGACAATACCGATGTCAGGCGGAGAGGGCGAGGTGTACGTGGTGGGTCGTGGAAGGGTCGGAGGTACGGCAGCAAAGGTACGTAAGGTAGGTATTCAATGAGGTGGTGGCGATGCACCTCGAGGTCGGTCAGTTGCTGTTGATGGAGAAGGGTAAAAGGGCTGAAACGCGACCCAACGTTTCGTTCAGGCAAAAACAATAGATCCAAGGCAGACGAAGAACAAAAGATACACGCAGAAAACAGGAGCGAGGTAAATGGTGAGGCCGAGGTGAAGCGGGCAGACACTGTGATGTTCAGCTAGCTACCTGACTGGGGAGTGAGGAATCGGAAACCGCGAGGTCTTTGACGCCGTCAGGGGAATCGCTCCAGAATGTCACGCCGCTCTTTCGGCGTCACGGTGCAGCCATCCGCGGGGAGCCGAGGGCCGTTTTAGCCTCCTTGTCCCCTAAAACGCGTCCGGTTGGGAAGTGTTGGGCGCCTGGCCACTTCAAGGCTGCCGCATTGCGTGCACATCCCATCGATTACCCACCGAACCCGGCGACGTTGCCCTGAATTGGACCAATCACATAGTCCACTGATAAGAGGCTGGTTAACGTTATCGCCACCCCCCACCGGTACTGGACCCTGCATCTCTCATTCTCTAGTTCTTGTTTGAACCAGTTGGTCTTTGCGGGTGACAAAAATGTCGGATGTCGTCGTTTCACCCAGGGCAATCCCCCCTAAAGCACCGTGAAAGAAAACTGTCAAGCAACCCGGGAGAGACATTCTGAAGGTGTCATATTTTGACCGTCAACGACAATACGATCTTGGATTCCTTGCGGCGACATCGTGTCAACCCCACAGGCCAAGTCATGAACTGCGCCATCACAGCGTACTTCAGGCAAAACAGCCAACATTTGAAGATGGAAATACTCTCTCCGTTATGCAAccgcagaagaagaagaaaaatacAATATGGCTAATCATTCCCATTCCGCATCAAAGGCGCCAATCAACTATTACAATGCTTTTACTTGGAAGATCTATGTTACAACATCTGCTGCTGGTTCGTTCCACCAGCTTAGCCACGCTCGCTTGTGCATTTGGAAATCGCAATTCTCTCATGTAGTCGCCTACTTGGCCATGACATCGACGTATCGGCCGCCCTTCTTCGCTTTCTTGGCTCCCGGCTTGCGCGGGCCTGCCGCACTGATCAAGTCATCGATGCTGCTGGCATTGCTCATACTTGTTGCTGGCCGGCTCGGGGGTCCGGCGAGAGGCCCACCAGTGCTTGTGCTCGACACTGATCGTATCAAGCTGGACGGCCGCGACGCTCCCGGAGGCACACTGAGGCTCTCCTGGGATGACGCTTTGCCTAGTGCCGGCCCCGGCGGGCCTCCGGGTGGCGCGCTTGCCCGGCCCATCGGCGGTGTCATGGTgcgaggtggcggcggcgttcccGCGTTGGATCTCGGGGCCcccttcggcggcggcggcgtcgccgtctttgCCGGGGTGGCATCCGCACCCCCCTTCTTGTTTACCCAGCGCTTCAGGTCGGGGTCGTACACAAAGCTGCTAGATTCACCAAGGTTGGCCTTGACAGGTTTGTTGCCCTGCTGAGGGTCGGGGCTGGCTTCCTTCTTGCCGCCGAACCAGCTGGTGAAGCCCCATCCCTTCTTTTGCTGTTGctgagctgctgctgctcgcttGGCTGTATCTAGTGTTAGCGAACCTGCCGCCTCCGTTGTACGTTCTTGATGCTTACCGtcttcctccgccgccttcttAAACATTTCCTCattctccttgtccttgtccgATTTACTCTTGTCCTGGGATTTGAGCGCCTTGAGAGCGGGAatatcatcatcgtcatcgtcgtccatgaAGCTTTTTGGCTTTGGCTTGTGCTCCGTGGCTTCGTCGTCATTGCCAGGTTCGGGGTTGTACGAGGGTGGCTCGTAGCCGTAGGGCTGATAAGTGGGGGGCTCGTAGCCGCCAGCGCCACCGGACTCCCCAGCGTGTGTCTCTGTCTCGTCATTGGGTGTCAAGGACGGCGGCTCATATCCGTATGAAGGCGGCTGGTAGCCTGAGCTAGCCGGGTTTGGCTGCTGATTGTTCTCTGTCGGCTCTTGGGAACGGGATTCATCTGCCGCGACAGCAGGGGTATGGCTTGCGCCATAGGGCTCATATCCCTGGTACTTCGACTTTGTCGGCGACTGTAGGGTGGGGGACATGGTAGATGCGCCCGGTTGTATCTGAGCGGAAGCAGTAGTATCTTGGCCGTTACCGTAGCCAAGTGGCGTGTAATTCTGCGACGGGGCTGCCGGTGTTTGAGGGATGTATCCGCCGTTCGTGTGGCCAGGCTGTGAATCCATCGACGTTCGAGGTTCATACGCACTGCGGGAGTACTCATTGGATGAACGTCCGACTGAGGCTGGGCCCGGTGTGTATCCGGAGCCGGGCTCATAAGAGCTGGAAAGCGCCGGCGTTTGAGATGCGGCAGGCGCATATCGGGACGCGGCCCTTGTCACTGGTAGCGGAACCGCAGCAGGAGGGGAGCCGACAGGGAAACTTGGGGCACCGGCTCCGTAGATGGGTTCAAAGTTCGACACAGATGGCGATCGACTGATGGTCGGCGTGCCTCCTGCCAACCGAGCAAACGGTCCGGATTCCACGCCGCCCTCCGCTGATGCCCCTGCGGCAGAGCCATCATTCTCGTCGCCAGCAACAAACTTATTGAAGCGGCTCCAGACTGTATCTGAGACTTTGTTCATGCTTGGTTTAGTGATCCAAGATGATGATTCTTCCTTGGGCGCCTGCTTGAGTCTCGCCCTGAGATTCTCTACAGCTGTCTCCAGGATCGGATGATGGTAGGGCGATCTTTTGGTCTGGGCGTTGATGGACGTGGCAAGCGCCTCGCAGTACTGCAACGCTTTGTCACGGAGGCCGTACTCGGCCAGTGTCATGGCATGCTGGAGCTTGTATGCGGCCAAGTGCGGCACGCCGGCGGACAAAGTTGAGCCACCCGCCAGTGACAGCCCATACTCGTAAACTTCGCTCAACAGCAGAGCCTCGGTTTCCTTTGCGAACTGTTCACCCTGAGTCTTGTGATCCGCTCCGACAAGCACGAAGTTGGAGGCTGCATCGTCCAGACCTCCAAAAACGGTGGTTTTCCTAGCAAAGAGGAAGCAGATATGCGCAGCTTCGGCTCGTCCGTACGAGGACAACAAACTGCCCAGGGCATTCAGCGCACGAACATCCTCGTGGCTTCTGTTGCTCAGGACCAATCCCAGGGTCTCGCGCCATTTGTCGAGTCCTTCGGTTGCATCCTTCGTCGGCCCGGTAGACGAGGTTGTGTTGACGAGCTGGAAACCAGCGCGGGCGTGAGCGGGCACCAGTTCATCGACGCAGTCGTCATGGTTCCCAGAGAGCACCTTATACAGCGCAGCGACGGACTCGTTGTTGTGTCCAGTATAGTTGACCTCTTTCCTGACAAATTCCTGTGCCACTTGTTTGTACAGATCCTGGGACACAGTGTTGGAGATCAACATGGCGTGTCCCCAGAGTCGTTTGTCGGCTGCAACCCAAACCGCCTTTTCGCGGTCACCAACCAGCAAGTGTTTTCGAATTTGATTCATCACGGATGAATCCACGGCATCAGCCTTCATCTGAGTCGAGGAAGATTCTTGGAGTGCATCGACGCCGCTGACACCAGCACCGTAGCCTGTTGTCGTTGCGCCTTCCGCCTCATCAGTGCCGAGGCCAGGAGCCAGCACATCTCTGACGGCCTTGTCAACCGCGGCATTGCCTTCCAAGACACCATCGTGTTCGACAAAGACTCTGAGGATTTTCCACAGTAGGACCCTCTCAATGGTACGCTTGTGCTCGTGCGACAAATGGGTTTGGAAGGAAACATCAGGCAGCTCTTTCTCAAGAGTTTCTATGCCCGCAGTCAGCCAGGCCACtgtttcctttttcttcgaCTTGCCACGCAGAGGTCCGGGGAACTTTGCCAGTCTCTCTTCGAGCggctggatgtccttgacaTGTTTCACGTGGACTTCTCCCGGGCTGCGGATGATCATCGGGGCTGTTGAGCCCATGCTGTAACGCGGCACATTCTTGGGGAACGAGGTGATGATGGTTCCGCCAACACCCCACGAGATGATCGGTGCGCCTTTCCATCGTTGGAGGGGGTCGTTTTCGCGGCCATCGGTCGGCGCAACCAAGTTCAGACTCTGAGACGATCCCCGAGGGCGGGGCACCGAAGCCTGCGCCGACTGAAACGCTCGCGCTGCGCGAGGCGATGTTGGGCTTTGGActgaagctggccgagggaCGGGTTGAGACGACGGGCGCGCCTCATGGGAGGATACCGGCGACTGCGTGTAGGACCTTTGGGGTGGTGCAAACCTGTTGTCTGGCGGCGAATCGTGGAGGGCGGCTTGCGGTAGGTAGCCAGAGGTTGACCTCTTGGGAGGAGACAAAGTCGAGCTCATAGGAGGGGCATAGGACGGCGGGGGCGTTTgccttgctgccgccggtggCGCGGGGCTGTAGCGGGATTCCGCAGGGACGCCATTGGCAGATTGACTTGGCTGCGAAGACTTCGactcgtcctcttcctcgacctcgcgcgTCGTCGGGAGCGATGGCACTCGGCGAGGTTCAAGACTGTAGCTCGACCTACGATCGGGTTGCGCATGGTCGCCATTGTTTGCCGGCGCCTCGCGCGAGACCTCAAAGTGAGCCAGGGGGCTGGATGTCCTGGGCAAGTGCGGCAAAACAGTGGGAGACGCAGTAGCTGAGTGGAAAGCGGGCACGGGAGGTCTTGCCCCtgtcggcgctggcgagTATCTGCTTGAAGAGGTCGGACGACTAACTCCATTGGTCGTCGGCGCTGATGGAGGGGCAGGCGAGTACCTGGCGTTGCTCGGAATGCCAGGGACTTGCTGCTGTGCCGATTGAGGGGCATAGGGGTTGACGCGCTCGCCAGGCACCAAGTTCGGAATACCCCCGGATGCCGAGCGGGACATACCGGGCGGCGAGAGCAT from Colletotrichum higginsianum IMI 349063 chromosome 3, whole genome shotgun sequence includes the following:
- a CDS encoding COPII coat assembly protein SEC16 → MSSETANASWHPAFMPNDAGGDATSRANLDASQPPALAPTQVAQDAEPLMPTQQVNQLEEEPGQETSPWLAEAPEEDATDDWPVFDREVIDVPVESDAATEEVADMNATAEPGPASPSPLPQASEGAAPEPRTVAEGSKPAAPVLGHTSNNSFTRTVSHEFNWDDDHDAEWTLPRTDTDPFKFMPPSDRTNSFPPVPPVSGASTTAPVPGTEQPLPSNQAEDLINEIESAPEHFDTGAREEMNHDATGFDGGFGDDEPRDDEQHYVGRDATFTEEENLGSRYEEGVPLIPHAETNGGGSQPSQILAGFEEEATGDDDFFSQVQSSGNDDFPDFAGNQPLERKSTIQVMGDMDTTTLSKVDTLMEMLEEDEDEAEDVNENKDEKKNNDDENDAAAETQPTDASDGLEANPEFAQLEDTEAKPTDDLAAKWEEAFADDDGEDFLLDDTNDESKPVDPSAFFGSDDEGFLEDDDEPQPPHPLPAAPSQVQPASQHGRYTPAAVPQQAASSPYAPITQAVSSPYQPQAPATPFVPAAPYGAQRTQSAALHAVQQTRPEPPKAQSFAAQSKGGYTSPYDLPMEVVVPKKRASMQQLPRSSSTGPALAPPRSSSMKAHTPPPPPGPALSSTPPARSSQSVQPPPAGNQGAPTLRNKDSFFEELPVASKPRSASRQSYRVSSPSLAGPPEPLQPSTQAQLAPSPLSPPMLSPPGMSRSASGGIPNLVPGERVNPYAPQSAQQQVPGIPSNARYSPAPPSAPTTNGVSRPTSSSRYSPAPTGARPPVPAFHSATASPTVLPHLPRTSSPLAHFEVSREAPANNGDHAQPDRRSSYSLEPRRVPSLPTTREVEEEDESKSSQPSQSANGVPAESRYSPAPPAAARQTPPPSYAPPMSSTLSPPKRSTSGYLPQAALHDSPPDNRFAPPQRSYTQSPVSSHEARPSSQPVPRPASVQSPTSPRAARAFQSAQASVPRPRGSSQSLNLVAPTDGRENDPLQRWKGAPIISWGVGGTIITSFPKNVPRYSMGSTAPMIIRSPGEVHVKHVKDIQPLEERLAKFPGPLRGKSKKKETVAWLTAGIETLEKELPDVSFQTHLSHEHKRTIERVLLWKILRVFVEHDGVLEGNAAVDKAVRDVLAPGLGTDEAEGATTTGYGAGVSGVDALQESSSTQMKADAVDSSVMNQIRKHLLVGDREKAVWVAADKRLWGHAMLISNTVSQDLYKQVAQEFVRKEVNYTGHNNESVAALYKVLSGNHDDCVDELVPAHARAGFQLVNTTSSTGPTKDATEGLDKWRETLGLVLSNRSHEDVRALNALGSLLSSYGRAEAAHICFLFARKTTVFGGLDDAASNFVLVGADHKTQGEQFAKETEALLLSEVYEYGLSLAGGSTLSAGVPHLAAYKLQHAMTLAEYGLRDKALQYCEALATSINAQTKRSPYHHPILETAVENLRARLKQAPKEESSSWITKPSMNKVSDTVWSRFNKFVAGDENDGSAAGASAEGGVESGPFARLAGGTPTISRSPSVSNFEPIYGAGAPSFPVGSPPAAVPLPVTRAASRYAPAASQTPALSSSYEPGSGYTPGPASVGRSSNEYSRSAYEPRTSMDSQPGHTNGGYIPQTPAAPSQNYTPLGYGNGQDTTASAQIQPGASTMSPTLQSPTKSKYQGYEPYGASHTPAVAADESRSQEPTENNQQPNPASSGYQPPSYGYEPPSLTPNDETETHAGESGGAGGYEPPTYQPYGYEPPSYNPEPGNDDEATEHKPKPKSFMDDDDDDDIPALKALKSQDKSKSDKDKENEEMFKKAAEEDGKHQERTTEAAGSLTLDTAKRAAAAQQQQKKGWGFTSWFGGKKEASPDPQQGNKPVKANLGESSSFVYDPDLKRWVNKKGGADATPAKTATPPPPKGAPRSNAGTPPPPRTMTPPMGRASAPPGGPPGPALGKASSQESLSVPPGASRPSSLIRSVSSTSTGGPLAGPPSRPATSMSNASSIDDLISAAGPRKPGAKKAKKGGRYVDVMAK